In the genome of Stegostoma tigrinum isolate sSteTig4 chromosome 16, sSteTig4.hap1, whole genome shotgun sequence, the window TGTGTTTTTAAGGAAATAACTGGCAGGGTAGATAAGGGAAACCAGGGGATGTAGTACATTTGGATTTGATATTTGATCAGGTGCCACATGGGAGATCATTGCAGATGGATAAGGATTCATGGAGTTGGGAATAACGTGGTGCGTAGAACGGGGTTTGGTAACCAGACAGAGAGCACAATTAAATAGATCATTTTAGAGTTGGCACAGTGTGAATACTGGGATGCAGCAAGAAAGCATGCAGGGGTCTTACTAATTACAATCTATAGACATGACTTAGGTAAAGAGAACAAGTGTATTATATCCAGGGTTGTTAATAACACAAGGCTAATTTTgaatgtgagttgtgaggaggcTACAGTAAGTTTGTAATGAGTTATGGGTCAGTTCCCTGAGAGGATAAGAAGATGGTAGTTGGAGTATCATGTGTGGAAATATAACCTTACTCACTTAGCTCAGGAAAGTACAAAGACTGTTTTTTAGACTGTGAGAAACTATTAACAGTTGTTATTCAGAAGGCTCTGGGAGTCCTTGTACAAACAACATAAAGTAACCCACAAGTACTTCCCCAACAAGGGAAGTGAATTAGATGTTGGCTTTTATTGTAAGAGGATTGAAAGGAGTCTGGAAGTCTTGTTCAATTTGCAGAGCTGTGGTGAGACCTCACTGAAAACAATGTATACAGTTTTAGTCTCTGTACTTAAGAAGGATGTACAATGTAACTACtagaatgccacagggatcagtgctgggatcacaattatttacaatttatgttATTAATTTTGAGGAAAGCTAATGTTCCAAAACCAAGGTGATATGAAAGTAGGTGGGAAGACAAATAGTGAGAGTGACACACATCTGCAGACGGATATGGACAGATTAAGCAAAATGGAATACAATATAggaaattgtgaggttatccactttggcaggaagagcagAGAAGCTGAATGTTAAGCTGCggagaaagactgcaggaagctgcagcacagagggatttgggagcctGTGTGTAGAAGTTGCAAAAAGCTGGCATCCAATGtcttatagataacaaagtgtggagctggatgaacacagcaggccaagcagcatctcaggagcacaaaagctgacgtttcgggcctagacccttcatcagaaaaaaagggtacaccttctgatgaagggccgaggcccgaaacgtcagcttttgtgctcctgagaggctgcttggcctgctgtgttcatccagctccacactttgttatcttggattctccagcatctgcagttcccattatttctcatcCAATGTCTTATAGCTTTATTTGCTGCAGAGGGATTTCAGCGGAGGTTCACTTGACTGGTTCCTGTGGTAAGAAGGTTTGCCATAAGAAATGGCTATAGTAGTGCAGTCTTCTAGTCTGTGGAATTCCAAATActgagaggcaatctcattgaaattttgAAGATTCTGGAATttagggaattttggaagatcataAGCTGcccatccactatctctgcagccaacTCTTTTAGAACTTGAAGCACAGACCATTAGATCCAGGAAATTTGAGAGTTTGATCCCACTAATTACTCCAGcattttttcttttattaataTTCATTGCTTGAAGTTCCAAGCTGAGATGCTGAGAATGTTTTTGCCCTGACTAGAAAATCTGAGGTTAAAGGGTTGACCGTTTCGGACTGACATGATGAGATTGTGTTCTTTGATACCATAGGAAGCTTTCGCTGTGGAGAACGTTTTGTATTAAATTTGATCATAAGCTgtagccagcatttaatgcccatccctaattgcacagagggcagttaagagtcagccacattgctctgggtctggagtcacatataggccagaccaggtaaggatggcagtttccttccccaaaggattaCCTTACTAAATGGTCTAGCAGATTCAAGAGGCTGGATAATTTTTTGCTGATATTCTTCAGATAGAATTGGGAGAGGCAGGAGGGGTCCCTTGGGAGTGGAAGGGAGGTTATTGGAGGTAAAACTTTTGAGTATTTTTCCTTGAAAAGCTAATTTCatcttatttatttcagactttcaCAGGAGCCTTTGTCTACTTCATTGAGCCGGTTTTTCCTCCTGAGGTCCTTCAAGGGGTCTTGGTGAATTTGGGATACACTCAGAAAGGAACCAGTGAATATGTGATCTCCAAGCAGGTCAGCAAGGAAGATATTGGCCAACTTGGGTTTGAATGTTTCTTAGCCAGGGCTGAGTGTGAGCTGATGCAGGAGACTCTGGAGCAAGCCATGCACAGTAGCTGTCAGGATGTCGTGCAGATGAGATCTTGCATGTCTCTCAATCAGGCCGACTGCATCAAACACTTGTTCGCAATGAAAACTGGATCTAGAAATCTCAGTGAATGGTCCGCTCCAGCGAGTGAGGGGCCCACAAAGTCAGCCCTGAGTTGTGAGGGAGGCCTTGATGAGTCTGAGCTGCCCAGCTCACCCTTGCCACACTCTACCAACAACCAGGGAACCCTCAGGCTGCAGGAGGGAGCACTCGAGGATAGAGAGATGGACACTGCCAACGATCCATTGTCCATCTCCATGATGTTTCCACCAGACAGCATTGACCTGTACCGTGACTACACCGATATTGACATCACCGGCAACTTGGgctacacacactctcagatgcagCTCAACACTGCCAATCCCAGCGGGGAGACGGGGCAGTGTGACTCTCTGCTGGTCCTGGACCAGTCCATGGTGCAAAGGGCACTATCGGAATCTCACATCAAGTTGTCCCCAGGTCAAACCGGACCCCAGTCCTTGAGCTTTATCCCCAAATCAACCCTGATTGCGTCTCTGTCAGATAGTAAGAACCTGAAGATTAGAGACAGGGCAGATTTCGGTACAGGAGACCCAAAAGCCTCTTTGAAACATGGTGGTGTACTGGATGCCACCAGCCAGCTGTATCCTGAGGGCAAACCATCAGAGAAAAACTATCAGAAATTAGACGGCGCCTCATCCGTGAAATATGGCAAGTTCCTGAATGGGAATTCCACCAGCCGGAAAAAGGAAAGTGACCCCCCTGTGGAGATTGAGCTGAAGCacatagataaggagaaactgccCTACCCGACAGCTGAGACTTCTGGGCCTGCCCACTTTCACCCCACGAGACCTCCCCGAGCCTCGGAGGCCCAGTGTGTGGGTTTGAGCCAGGCCGATCCAATAGGAGGGCAGCATCTTCGACAGACTCATGCAGCCGACCAGCTTGCAGCCTGTCGGGTTCCCAGCATTACCAGGTGCTGTGTGTGCTCCCCTCTGGACATTCCCAGATGTCAGCTGGCAGACCCCTCCGAGCTCATGGGCAACATGCTGCAGGATGGAGGGGGCCAAATTGTTCGAGAGCCCCCCCAGTCTTTCTACATTCCACCTGACAGCCTGGAGGCTGGACCACCCACAGCCATATCCTGTGATATCTCCGGGTCTCGGAGGTGCCCTCACTGCAGCTCGGAGCTGTCTGCAAATCAGCGCCAAGCTGTCTCCAAGGATTGCCTTGAAATCCAGGAGCTGTTGATTGGAGAAAGCCCTGACCCTTATGTCTGCGTGAGCAAGTTGCCAGAGGGCAGTGATCATGACAGGACAGCGAGGTGCAGTCACTGCAGAGGTGAGGAAGGCCTTTAAGTGTTGGCTTTCAGTGGGGGCCATGCTCAGTGCTTGAGCTGACAACTGAGCCGAACTGTCCAGCCATGTCTCGGAGTGTCCTGAGCCAGCTAATCATAGTCTGCTTAATTGCCAAGATGCTCTCATTGCTGCCTCTGCGTCAGTCCCCAGGGCAGGGAGGGGAAAATCAGCCAGGGCTGCCTTTCCCAGCAAAGTGGCCGAGTGCCTAAATGTGGTTATTTACTGGAGCTGCCAAAAGGCTAGTTGCCTGCTGGTCTTTTCCCAGAGGAGTGACCACTTGAGTGAAGCCCAAAGAGTGTTTGCAAAGCCCCTGCAGGTTCAACACCATCAGGAGCAATGGGGACTGAACAGTGACAACCAGCACATCCAGATGTGAAAACCAATTGCTACCTCCTATTGCAGCCGGTATACCTTGCCGTTTGGACGATTTCTGCCAAGAAGCCGTTTGCCCCAGTGATCCCTGGGATTGGTTTGTGGTGGCAAGACCACCTTCCTTTTTTTTTTACCAGAAACCCAAAGTGAATGCTGCGTCTACCTTGGAGGGAGCACAAAGGACAATCCATTCAGTGATGAGCCTAAACGTTCCATTTTTAACTGGTTCTTGAGAGTTGGGTGTCACTGAAAAGTCTAGCTTTTATACCCTGGATACCCCTGAGAAGGATTGACAGTGAAATACACTCTTTTCTCCCAGTGAAGAGAGTCCTGTCTCAGCTGTTTCAGATGACAGTTAGGCCTCAGCCATATTGAAATGGgactggagtcacctgtaggtaCGGAATGGGTAAACACAGCAGGTTTCCGCCTTTTGAACAACACATAAGGAACCCAACAGGTCTCTTCAACAAAACAACAACTTTACAGCTGCTTTAGCTGAAACCTACTCTTTATTCCTGGACAGTTATTGAAGTGCTCAATTAAACTTTTCAACTTAGCAAAGAATATTCCAGCTCTCACTCTGTAGGTTACAAGTCATGAACAAGACCTCTCGGCCTCTGGAAATGGGCAATGGGTCCCTGCGGACAACAGGATTAGAGTcacataataaaacaaagaattgcggactcttgaaatctgaaacacaaatggaaattgctggagaaactcaacaggcctggcagcatccgtggagagaaagcagtgttaacatttcaggtccagcaacctttcttcagaactgatcagaACTGAAAGGTTAGAGCcgtacctagcacaaaggaagacacTGATGtgtgttggaggtcaatcatctcagctccaggacatctctgcaggagttcctcagggtagtgtcctaggcccaaccatctccagctgcttcattaatgaccttgccttcattggttacagtgacaagaaactgaactggaccagccatttaAATATAGCAGCTACAAGAATACGCCAAAGGCTAGGAATCTTAGTgcataactcacctcttgactcctcaaagcctgcccaccacctccgaggcacaagtcaggagcgtgatgcaatactccccagttacctggatgggtgcaactccaataaCACGCGAAGCTCActgccacttgattggcatcccatccaccaccttcatcaTCCAGTGCCTTCACCACGAATCTACTCTGGCAGCACTGTGGATCATCTGTGATATGCACTGCTCACCAAGCCTCCcttgacagcaccttcaaaatccaTAACGTCTGCAACCTCAATACAAATCCATCGGAACACCGCCATTAAACGCCCCCATCGAATCTACATGCACCCAGACTTgaaaatatgttgccattccttcagtgtccctGGGTCACAATCCTGAAGTTTCTtttctaaaggcattgtgggtcaactaacagcacatggactgcagcggttcaagatggcagctcaccaccaccttctcaaaggacagctagaggtgggcaataaatgctgggccatcTAGTGGTGCCCATATCCtgtaatgaattaaaaaataccCCTTTTTTTCTAGCCAAGAATTGCGAGGGGTTTGAGGGAGGGATAGACAAGAACTAACATGAAGCTGACTATCATTGAGCTGCTATCATGTTGCCCCAAACGACTGGCATGTTGGTCAGGGTTGACCATAATCCTGCAGGGCTATTTCCATGATCCATGTTACTGTCTGATCAACACATAAAGATATGcattaggagtaggccattcagcccctcaagcttgcttcGCCATTCAGTAATCTTGTGGCTAATCTGATTGCAACCTCAAATCCATATTCCCACCTGCCCCGACGAACTTTCAACCACTTCCTTATCAGGAATCTCCccactctgccttaaaaatattcaaggactctgcttccactgccttttcaggaagagcGCTCCAAAACCTCCCACATCTttcctgggggagaaaagagttgCTTGCTGTCTGTTTTAAAGGTGTGaccccctgatttttaaacagtccCTCCCCCGTTCTGGATATCCCCCCCAAgggaggaaacatcctctcaatgtccaagacccctcagaatcttgttgttttcatagagcattacagcacagtacaggcccttctgccctcgatgctgtgccgacctgtcatatcgatctcaagcccatctaacctacactattccatgtacatccatatgcttatccaatgacgacttaaatgtacctaaagttggcgaatctacgaccgttgcaggcaaagcgttccattccctgactactctctgagtaaagaaaccacctctgacatctgtcctatatctttcacgcctcaatttaaagctatgccccctcatgctcgacgtcagcatcctaggaaaaaggctctccctatccaccctatctaaccctctgattattttatatgtttcaattaagtcacctctcaaccatctctgtaacgaaaacagcctcaaatccatcagcttttcctcgtaaggccttccctccataccaggcaacatcctagtaaatctcctctgcaccctttccaaaacttccacatccttcttataatgcggtgaccagaactgtacgcaatactccaagtccggtcgcaccagagttttgtacagctgcagcataacctcttggttccggaactcgatccctctattaataaaagctaaaacactgtatgccttcttaacagccctgtcaacctgggtggcaactttcaaggatctgtggacatggccaccgagatctctctgctcatctacactaccaagaatcttaccattagccctgtactttgccttccggttactcctaccaaagcgcatcgcctcacacttgtctgcattaaactccatttaccacctctcaacccagctctcaATCAAGAAACCTCTTACTGTTCTAAACCCAATGGGTACAAACTCAGCCCGTCCAAACTTTCTTCAGACAACAACCCACCCATTCCAGCTATCGGCCTGGTTAGCCTTATCTAAACCACCTCCAATACATTTACTGGTCTCCTTATTTTAAGAAAGCTTGTACTGTACACAATAGTCctgatatggtctcaccagtgccctctATAATTGAAGTATAACCTTCCTACTCTGATATTGAATTCTTCTAATAAGAAATGATAGAATTCAATTAACTTTCCTGAATAGTTGCTGTTCTTGCACGCTCACCTTTTGCAGTTCATACGTGGAAACTTCCAAATCTCTGAGCTCTGTAATCTCTCACCATCAATATAATGTGCGTTTGTTTTTACCTTCCTGCCAAAGCAGATGATTTCACGTCCTCACACATTATACTCATTTTGGTACATCTTTCCCCATTTACTTAACCTTTACATATTTTTGTAACCTTGTGCCcttttcacaatttactttccttcctggctttgtgtcattATCAAATTTGCCAACCATACCTTACATCCCTTCATCTGAGCCAATTTTGTTCATAGTAAACCATTGAGATCCCAGCAGCATCCCCTATGGCACATTAAAATTTGCCAACctgaaaagacccatttattcctactctgtaCTCTGTTAGCAAGCCAATCTTCTGCCCATGgcaaggagtggagctggatgaacacagcaggccaagcagcatcttaggaccaggaaagttcatcagctttcctgctcctaagatgctgcttggcctgctgtgttcatccagctctacaccttgtcatctcggattctccagcatctgcagttcctattatctccgatacaaatctATCCGTGGCAATTTGTTACCCCCCCAATGCCATGACCTTTTACTTTCCTCAATAACTTTgcaccttatcaaacgctttgtGGAAGTCTAAGTACAGTACATCTGCTGTTTCCCTTTATCAACATCACATGTGACCCCTCAAATAATTCCAGTATAtcaattaaacatgatttccctttcacaaaaccatgttgactgtgccTGATCACCTCAAAATTATCCAAGTGCCCAGGTGTAACTTCATTAATTAAAAGCTTCTAATATTTTTCTTATGACCAATGTTAAGCGAACTaacctgtttctgaagaaggatctaggcccgaaacgtcagctttcctgctcctctgatgctgcttagcctcttgtgttcatccagctctacaccttgtaaatCTGTtgcttcctgctttctgtctctctttttgaAGAAACAAGTTATATTCACTATTTTCCAATGCAATGGGACCGTCCCTGAatcaagaaacatttggaaaAATTGAAACTTTTTTCTGACCAGACACTTTCTCCAGAAGCCTAGAATGTCGTCTGTCAGGATCTAGGGACTTGTCAAACTCCAGCTCCAGCAGTTTACTCAGCACCATttctctggtgattgtaattttccttagattagattagattagattccctgcggtgtggaaacaggccctttggcccaacaagtccataccgccccttggagaatcccacccagacccatccccctataacccacacacccctgaacactgtgggcaatttagcatggccaatccacctaacctgtacgtctttggactgtgggaggaaacccacgcagacaaggggagaatgtgcaaactccacacagtcgcccaaggctggaatcgaacctgggtccctggtgctgtgaaactgcagtgctaatcacagagccaccgtgccaccccacagTCCTTAGTTCCTGACTTCCTTCCATATCTTCATTTATTGCTGCTTCTGAGTTGTTATATGTATGTTGTgttgtgaagactgatacaaaatatctgttcagttAACCTAccgttttcatttttttttattagttcTCCAGTCTGACTTTCTCCAGGACCAGCGTTCACTTGGTTAATTCTCTTCTCTTACCATCTGTTTTTATTATTTATGACTAGCTATCCCTCacactctatttatttccctcTTTATTCACATTTTACTCATtctttaccttttttttaaaattaatattctatccaatcttctgacctgccacccATCTTCACAACGACTGTACCACTATATGCTCTTCTTTGAAGTCTGGTACTATTTTTAACATTTCCCGTTAACTATGGATGGTGGGTCTATCTGTTTCAAATGTACGTATTCAGTTTTCTGAATATGTCTGAAATATTCTGATAAATCCCTGAAATATTGGTCACTGAATTTGTGTTGACTGGTTCTTTAACCTCATTTGCCA includes:
- the si:ch211-189a15.5 gene encoding uncharacterized protein si:ch211-189a15.5; translated protein: MGGCSKAEVYQKFLAFHQKDFIAGSLSPCTGAEELRRGKEFLDSVPSPCQRFQQLDFYRLAQEFVEARGGEGMREQPLGALGKAFGLLELISINLYLWPWRKEIKSIKTFTGAFVYFIEPVFPPEVLQGVLVNLGYTQKGTSEYVISKQVSKEDIGQLGFECFLARAECELMQETLEQAMHSSCQDVVQMRSCMSLNQADCIKHLFAMKTGSRNLSEWSAPASEGPTKSALSCEGGLDESELPSSPLPHSTNNQGTLRLQEGALEDREMDTANDPLSISMMFPPDSIDLYRDYTDIDITGNLGYTHSQMQLNTANPSGETGQCDSLLVLDQSMVQRALSESHIKLSPGQTGPQSLSFIPKSTLIASLSDSKNLKIRDRADFGTGDPKASLKHGGVLDATSQLYPEGKPSEKNYQKLDGASSVKYGKFLNGNSTSRKKESDPPVEIELKHIDKEKLPYPTAETSGPAHFHPTRPPRASEAQCVGLSQADPIGGQHLRQTHAADQLAACRVPSITRCCVCSPLDIPRCQLADPSELMGNMLQDGGGQIVREPPQSFYIPPDSLEAGPPTAISCDISGSRRCPHCSSELSANQRQAVSKDCLEIQELLIGESPDPYVCVSKLPEGSDHDRTARCSHCRGEEGL